A region from the Bombyx mori chromosome 15, ASM3026992v2 genome encodes:
- the serpin-22 gene encoding serine protease inhibitor 22 precursor: MLALSLAVAVAANLFASTVCTKNYTEAQLRFYDANTGLCGIGIDQWFQYEPERNQFSTAIPLLFMLSELSLNSKEDTTAELYKNLNLQSEDEVVYVNQAVNTNLNTKNEIYQSTLILNAFTDIDSPFSETFIQNFAKVFNGTVKNIDYSNDAVATIRDSLQSDSGNDMEIALKDGDINKDTGIILTAYTNIYFPWGQASDSYRPYKQIDISFTALDGTQSNKQAWYSEGAGKYAEIENLGIKVFQYSLRPGLSVVLGTALNDNKDLSGAFNKLRDPATLAYILTQTESKYLKLAVPVEFPLRDSRDYVPEIKRAGLLTELFEKNFDGFDTVYDNKSGYISYMLSHTRIDFEQPTEEQAASVVAEPDFIFDKPYFFLILDQFNTPAFIGIITT; this comes from the exons ATGTTGGCTCTAAGCTTGGCCGTGGCTGTCGCAGCCAACTTGTTCGCTTCGACTGTATGCACCAAGAACTACACTGAAGCTCAGCTTAGATTTTATGATGCCAACACTGGCCTGTGTGGAATAGGCATTGAC CAATGGTTTCAATATGAACCCGAGAGGAATCAGTTCTCCACAGCGATTCCACTATTGTTCATGTTGAGTGAACTCTCCTTAAACAGCAAAGAGGATACTACAGCGGAACTGTACAAAAACCTTAATTTGCAATCTGAAGATGAG GTCGTATACGTCAACCAGGCCGTCAAcacaaatttaaatacaaagaaCGAGATTTACCAATCGACTCTGATATTGAACGCCTTCACTGACATCGATTCTCCGTTCTCTGAAACCTTCATACAAAATTTCGCTAAAGTTTTCAACGGAACTGTTAAAAATATTGACTATAGTAATGATGCCGTCGCAACTATCAGGGATTCA CTACAAAGCGACAGTGGAAACGACATGGAAATTGCTCTGAAAGACGGCGATATCAATAAGGACACCGGTATAATTCTCACAGCTTACACTAACATTTAT TTCCCATGGGGCCAAGCTAGCGACTCATACCGCCCGTACAAGCAGATCGACATTTCATTCACAGCACTAGACGGAACACAAAGTAATAAACAAGCATGGTACTCGGAGGGTGCGGGAAAATACGCGGAAATCGAAAATCTTGGCATCAAG GTCTTCCAGTATTCTTTGAGACCTGGTCTTTCCGTCGTCTTGGGGACTGCATTAAATGACAACAAGGATCTTAGCGGCGCATTTAACAAACTCCGCGATCCCGCGACGCTGGCGTATATCTTGACTCAAACCGAGTCTAAATACTTGAAGCTCGCAGTTCCGGTCGAATTTCCGTTGAGAGATTCACGTGATTATGTACCTGAAATTAAAAGG GCCGGACTCTTGACAGAGCTTTTTGAGAAAAACTTCGACGGCTTCGATACGGTCTATGACAATAAATCAGGATATATATCCTACATGTTGAGTCATACACGTATTGACTTCGAACAGCCCACAGAAGAGC